CCTCGGCTGGAAGCCCGAACTCGGCCTCACCGACGGCCTCCGCAAGCTCGTCGCCTGGTGGCGCGAGCAGTAGCAGCCCCGCGGCTCGCACTGCTCCCCTTCTCCCGCCCCCGTCAGGGGCGCGGGGCGGACGGCTCCCGTCAGCAGGATCGCGCCGGGACGGGCCAGTTGCAGGTGGGCGCGACCCCGACGCGAAGGAGCACCATGTCCACCATCCCGGTGATGATCCCCTGGCTCGGCGAGGAAGAGGCCGAGGCCGCCGCGGCGGCCGTCCGCTCCGGGTGGGTCGCGCAGGGCCCCCGGGTGGCCGCGTTCGAGAAGGCGTTCGCCGCGTTCACCGGCGCGCCGCACGCCGTCGCGGTCTCCAACTGCACCACCGCCCTGCACCTGGCCCTGATCGGCGCCGGGGTCGGACCCGGCGACGAGGTCGTCGTCCCGTCGCTGTCGTTCATCGCCACCGCCAACGCCGTCACCTACGTCGGCGCCGCACCGGTCTTCGCGGACGTCGACCCGGCCACCGCCAACCTGACCCCGGAGACCGTCGCGCCGCTGCTCACCGGGCGCACCCGCGCGGTGATCGCCGTCGACCAGGGCGGCGTCCCCGTCGACCTGGAGGCGATCCGCGAACTGGTCGAGCCGCGCGGCATCGCCGTGGTCGAGGACGCCGCGTGCGCCGCCGGCTCCGTCTACCGGGGCCGCCCGGCCGGCGCGGGGGCCGCGATCGCCGCGTACTCCTTCCACCCGCGCAAGCTGCTCACCACCGGCGAGGGCGGCATGGTCACCTGCCAGGACGGTGAACTCGCCGCCCGGCTGCGGCGGTTGCGCGAGCACGGGATGAGCGTCTCGGCCGCCGACCGGCACGCCGGCGCGGGCGGGGCGGGCGTGGTCGAGACGTACGACGAGATCGGGTTCAACCACCGGATGACCGACGTCCAGGCGGCGATCGGCCTGGTGCAGCTCGGCAAGCTCCCCGCGATGGTCGCCCGCCGCCGCGAACTCGCCGAGCGCTACCGAGAGTTGCTCGGGCCGGAACTGGCCGCGCGGCTGGTCGCCGACCCCGCGCACGGCACCTCCAACTTCCAGTCGCTGTGGCTGCTGCTCCCCGAGGACGCGCCCGACCGCGGCGAGGTCCTCACCCGCCTCGCCGCGAACGGCGTCTCCGCGCGGCGCGGCATCATGGCCGCGCACCTGGAGGCCCCGTACAAGGGCGCCGCCCGGGCGCCGCTCCCGGTCACCGAGACGATCACCTCGCGGACGCTGATCCTGCCGCTGTACCACTCGCTGACCCACGAACAGCAGGACCACGTGGTCGGCGCCCTCGCCGCCGCGTTGGAGCGCTGAGCGGCCCCGTCCCCGCCACCCGGTACGCCCGTCCGTCAGTTGAGAGGTTGACCTTCGTGACCGACATCCCTCTTGTCGACCTGCACGCCTCGCACGCCGAGATCGCCGACGAGGTCCGTGCGGGCTTCGACGCGGTGCTGGCGAGCGGGGCCTACATCAAGGGCCCCGACGTGGCCGCGTTCGAGCGGGAGTACGCGCAGTTCTGCGGGGCGGGGCACGCCGTCGGGACGGCGAACGGCACCGACGCGCTGGAGATGGCGTTGCGGGCGCTGGACCTGCCGCCGGGCGGGGGAGTGGTGCTGCCCGCGAACACCTTCGTGGCCACGGCCGAGGCGGTGGTCCGGGCCGGGCTGACGCCGGTGCTGGTGGACGTGGACGAGGAGCACCTGCTGATCGACGTCGAGCAGGCGGCGGACCGGGTGCAGGACGCGGTCGCCCTGATGCCGGTGCACCTGAACGGCCAACTCGCCCCGATGGAAAGCCTGCTGGAGATCGCCGACGGCCTCCCGGTGGTGGAGGACGGGGCCCAGTCGCAGGGCGCGACCCGGCACGGGCGGCCCTCGGGCAGCTGGGGGCGGATCTCGGCGACCAGCTTCTACCCGGGCAAGAACCTGGGGGCGTACGGCGACGCCGGCGCGGTGGTGACGGACGACGCGGACCTCGCGCAGGCCGTACGGCTGATCGGCGACCACGGATCGGCCCGCAAGTACGTCCACGAGCGCTTCGGGTTCAACTCGCGGATGGACACCCTGCAGGCCGTGGTGCTGCGCGCCAAGCTGCGGCGGCTGCCGGGGTGGAACGAGGCCCGCCGGGCCGCCGCCGAGCGGTACGACAAGCTGCTGGGCGGGCTGGACGGCATCACGCTGCCGCGGACGCTGCCGGGCAACGAGCACGTGTGGCACCTGTACGCGGTGCGGGTCGAGCAGGACCGGGACGGGGTGCTGGCCAGGCTGCAGGAGGCCGGGATCGGGGCGGGCGTGCACTACCCCGTGCCGGTGCACCTGCAGCCTGCGTTCCGGCAGCTGGGGCACGCCGAGGGCGACTTCCCGGTCACCGAGCGGGCCGCCGCGCAGCTGCTCACCCTGCCGCTGTTCCCGCAACTCGGCGAGGGCCGGCAGCTGAGGGTCGCAGAGGCGCTGACCGCGGCGCTGGGCCGCGGCTGACGCACCGTCGGACCCGCCCGGACGGCACCCGGCCGGGCGGTGTCCGATCAGCCGGGCCCGTGCCCCTGAACACGAAAGGCGGTTGCCCTACGCTGGTCCCCGAGGATTTCGGCTTTAGCCAGTGGGGGACCACAGATGACGACAGGTCGGCCCGGCACCGCCGCCGTGCCCAACGCGGCGTACGCGGGCCAGGTGGTGCAGTTCCCGGACCCGGTCCGGGCCGAGCGGCACCCTCGCGGCGTGCGCATCGACGAGTACGGGTACCCGGACTTCGCGCCGTACGCGGCCGCCGCCGCCGAGGTCGCCGACCCGCCGGAGGGCTTCGGCGTCGACGAGCTGCGCCTGACCGACTACGTGTCGGCGAACGCCGCGCTGTACACCGGGGGCCACGAACTCTGGGCCGACCTGGACACCGCCGTCGCCACCCCGCCCGGCTGGACCTGGCACCACGTCGTCGGCCGCGCCCCCGCGGGCTGGCGCCGGATGGAACTGGTCCCGGTCGAGGTCAAGGCCCTGCTCCGGCACCACGGCGGCCTGTCCCGCTCCACCGCCGACCACACCCGGCGCGGCACCCGCCCGCTGCAGGAGCGCCGCCCGGTGCACTTCTCGCTCGCCAAGGACGGCGCCGACCCGCTGGTGGTCACCGAGGACCTGGTGCAGCGCGCCGAGCAGCGCCTCGGCCACCCGCTGCCGACCCCCTACCGCGACTTCCTGAAGCTGACCGGCGGCCGCGCCCCGGCCGGCGTCGCCCTGGACGTCGACCTCGGCCTGCTGGTCGACCAGCCGTTCCTCACCCTCAGCGAGGAGTACGGCACCCACGACCTGGTGTACGCCAACAAGTGCCTGCGCGACCACCTCACCAAGGACCACCTGGCCGTCGCCTACCTCCAGGGCGGCCTGCTGGCCCTCAAGGTCCGCGGCGAGCAGACCGGTTCGGTCTGGTTCCTGCCCTACGACGACGCCCGCGACGAGGGCGCGGAGGAACCCCCCGAGCAGCGCGTGCAGCGCCTGCTGCTGCCCTGCGGCGACAGCTTCGACGCGTTCCTGCTGCGGCTCGCGGGCAGCCCCGCGGAACTGGAGACCGTCGCCGAACTCATGGTGGACGGCGGCTTCGCGCGCGCCGTCCCGGTGAACTGACCGAACGACAGGGGTGGG
The DNA window shown above is from Streptomyces sp. TLI_171 and carries:
- a CDS encoding DegT/DnrJ/EryC1/StrS aminotransferase family protein, with the protein product MSTIPVMIPWLGEEEAEAAAAAVRSGWVAQGPRVAAFEKAFAAFTGAPHAVAVSNCTTALHLALIGAGVGPGDEVVVPSLSFIATANAVTYVGAAPVFADVDPATANLTPETVAPLLTGRTRAVIAVDQGGVPVDLEAIRELVEPRGIAVVEDAACAAGSVYRGRPAGAGAAIAAYSFHPRKLLTTGEGGMVTCQDGELAARLRRLREHGMSVSAADRHAGAGGAGVVETYDEIGFNHRMTDVQAAIGLVQLGKLPAMVARRRELAERYRELLGPELAARLVADPAHGTSNFQSLWLLLPEDAPDRGEVLTRLAANGVSARRGIMAAHLEAPYKGAARAPLPVTETITSRTLILPLYHSLTHEQQDHVVGALAAALER
- a CDS encoding DegT/DnrJ/EryC1/StrS aminotransferase family protein, whose protein sequence is MTDIPLVDLHASHAEIADEVRAGFDAVLASGAYIKGPDVAAFEREYAQFCGAGHAVGTANGTDALEMALRALDLPPGGGVVLPANTFVATAEAVVRAGLTPVLVDVDEEHLLIDVEQAADRVQDAVALMPVHLNGQLAPMESLLEIADGLPVVEDGAQSQGATRHGRPSGSWGRISATSFYPGKNLGAYGDAGAVVTDDADLAQAVRLIGDHGSARKYVHERFGFNSRMDTLQAVVLRAKLRRLPGWNEARRAAAERYDKLLGGLDGITLPRTLPGNEHVWHLYAVRVEQDRDGVLARLQEAGIGAGVHYPVPVHLQPAFRQLGHAEGDFPVTERAAAQLLTLPLFPQLGEGRQLRVAEALTAALGRG
- a CDS encoding SMI1/KNR4 family protein; this encodes MTTGRPGTAAVPNAAYAGQVVQFPDPVRAERHPRGVRIDEYGYPDFAPYAAAAAEVADPPEGFGVDELRLTDYVSANAALYTGGHELWADLDTAVATPPGWTWHHVVGRAPAGWRRMELVPVEVKALLRHHGGLSRSTADHTRRGTRPLQERRPVHFSLAKDGADPLVVTEDLVQRAEQRLGHPLPTPYRDFLKLTGGRAPAGVALDVDLGLLVDQPFLTLSEEYGTHDLVYANKCLRDHLTKDHLAVAYLQGGLLALKVRGEQTGSVWFLPYDDARDEGAEEPPEQRVQRLLLPCGDSFDAFLLRLAGSPAELETVAELMVDGGFARAVPVN